In the genome of Hymenobacter taeanensis, one region contains:
- a CDS encoding T9SS type A sorting domain-containing protein, which translates to MQTTSCKSLGLLLVALLTSLSTWAQSGQNTQGQAKPTRRAVLAYVQQNVLPVVRQQRQKLEPQLSTSDKAQLAIYRTQLQELRQRGKALRQSFRTAGTAQGTRPELTETQKQELQKLRTDQKALMQEVGKLGQKYEGDIARLAQEIQPQREKWSADLKNLVVQNAKPEQQERRKHLGGKIRHNNPTTQYFRPAMFLLMKADAPATSATASAGSAVYPNPVAPTSQLEYEVKKAGPVTIDLLDSKGNTVRNVAREANKEKGTYTLPVSLSDLTNGTYYFKITTKGSAETKRFVKE; encoded by the coding sequence ATGCAAACAACTTCATGTAAATCATTGGGCCTGCTGCTTGTGGCGCTGCTAACCAGCCTCAGCACCTGGGCCCAATCCGGCCAGAACACCCAGGGCCAGGCCAAGCCTACCCGGCGCGCAGTACTGGCCTACGTGCAGCAGAACGTGCTACCCGTAGTGCGCCAGCAGCGCCAGAAACTAGAGCCTCAGCTGAGCACCTCTGATAAAGCCCAACTGGCTATTTACCGCACCCAATTGCAGGAGCTGCGCCAGCGGGGCAAAGCCCTGCGCCAGAGCTTCCGCACTGCTGGCACGGCCCAGGGCACCCGCCCCGAGCTAACCGAGACGCAAAAGCAGGAACTGCAGAAGCTCCGCACTGATCAAAAAGCCCTGATGCAGGAAGTAGGTAAGCTAGGCCAGAAATATGAGGGCGACATTGCCCGGCTGGCCCAGGAAATACAGCCCCAGCGCGAAAAGTGGTCTGCTGACCTGAAAAACCTGGTAGTCCAAAACGCCAAGCCTGAGCAGCAGGAGCGGCGCAAGCACCTTGGGGGCAAAATACGGCACAACAACCCCACCACGCAGTACTTCCGGCCCGCCATGTTCCTGCTCATGAAGGCTGATGCGCCTGCTACCTCTGCCACCGCTAGTGCTGGCAGCGCTGTGTATCCTAACCCGGTTGCCCCTACTAGCCAGCTAGAGTACGAAGTAAAAAAGGCCGGCCCCGTAACCATTGACTTGCTGGATAGCAAAGGCAATACGGTGCGCAACGTAGCGCGGGAAGCGAACAAGGAAAAAGGCACCTACACCCTACCCGTGAGCCTAAGCGACCTGACCAACGGCACGTATTACTTCAAAATCACCACGAAAGGCTCTGCCGAAACCAAGCGTTTCGTGAAAGAATAG